From the Streptomyces sp. Tu 2975 genome, one window contains:
- a CDS encoding geranylgeranyl reductase family protein — translation MVKEGAGAADRDASGGVWDVVVVGGGPAGASAAHAAASTGRRVLLLEKAELPRYKTCGGGIIGPSLDAMPSGFRVPVRDRVHAVTFCLNGRLIRTRRSRRMLFALVDRPAFDAALVEAAREAGAVVRTGVTLSRIDQDGPETAAVVLCDGQTLSARAVVGADGSAGRTGVHVGVTLAQVDFGMEAEIPVPPAVAESWARRVLIDWGPVPGSYGWVFPKGHTLSVGVIAARGSGAATRRYMQEFIARLGLAGFEPDVISGHLTRCRSADSPLSRGRVVVCGDAAGLLEPWTREGISFALRSGRLAGEWAVRIADARDADVARQRGFDYALAIEAGLGEEMRVGHRLRTLCERHPGLVHATLAGFRPAWHSFAQFTRGTVTLTQIVGRSALARFLLFAMGRS, via the coding sequence GTGGTGAAGGAGGGGGCGGGAGCAGCGGATCGGGATGCGTCCGGGGGCGTGTGGGACGTCGTGGTGGTGGGCGGGGGGCCCGCAGGGGCATCGGCCGCGCACGCCGCCGCCTCCACGGGCCGTCGGGTGCTGCTGTTGGAGAAGGCAGAGTTACCGCGCTACAAGACGTGTGGTGGCGGCATCATCGGCCCCTCCCTGGACGCGATGCCGAGCGGCTTTCGGGTGCCTGTGCGGGACCGCGTCCACGCGGTCACCTTCTGCTTGAACGGCAGGCTGATCCGTACCCGCCGCTCCAGGCGGATGCTCTTCGCCCTCGTCGACCGGCCCGCGTTCGATGCCGCCCTGGTCGAGGCCGCCCGGGAGGCCGGCGCGGTGGTGCGCACAGGCGTGACGCTCTCCCGAATCGATCAGGACGGCCCGGAAACGGCCGCCGTCGTTCTCTGCGACGGTCAGACACTGTCGGCTCGCGCGGTCGTTGGAGCCGACGGCAGCGCGGGGCGCACCGGGGTGCACGTGGGGGTGACGCTCGCGCAGGTCGACTTCGGGATGGAGGCCGAGATCCCGGTACCTCCCGCGGTGGCGGAGAGTTGGGCCCGGCGGGTGTTGATCGACTGGGGGCCGGTGCCGGGAAGTTACGGCTGGGTGTTCCCCAAGGGACACACTCTCAGTGTCGGGGTGATCGCGGCCCGCGGCAGTGGGGCGGCCACCAGGAGGTATATGCAGGAGTTCATCGCCCGCCTTGGACTGGCGGGCTTCGAGCCCGATGTCATCTCTGGCCACCTGACGCGCTGCCGCTCGGCTGATTCTCCGCTCTCGCGTGGCCGGGTGGTCGTGTGCGGGGACGCGGCGGGCCTGTTGGAGCCGTGGACTCGTGAGGGGATCTCCTTCGCGTTGCGTTCGGGGCGCCTGGCGGGAGAGTGGGCGGTCCGCATCGCCGACGCGCGGGACGCGGACGTCGCCAGACAGCGCGGGTTTGACTACGCCCTCGCCATCGAGGCCGGGCTTGGGGAGGAGATGCGCGTCGGGCACCGGCTGCGCACGCTGTGTGAGCGCCATCCTGGGCTGGTGCATGCCACGCTGGCGGGATTCCGTCCGGCGTGGCACTCGTTCGCGCAGTTCACTAGGGGGACGGTGACGCTCACGCAGATCGTGGGGAGGAGTGCGCTCGCGCGGTTCCTGCTGTTCGCGATGGGCCGCTCGTGA
- a CDS encoding isochorismatase family protein, translating into MSRGLIVVDVQKDFCEGGSVPVAGGAKLATAIAELVEQGADGDYQYVVATRDHHIDPGGHFSSSPDFKDSFPVHCVAGDEGGEFHPNFAPAAAGGKVHAVFFKGAHSASKSGFEGADAEGTPLADWLRARGVRHVDVVGIATDHCVRATALDAAAAGFRTRVRLDYTVGVAPDTIASTLDDFRQAGIKVSGKAPAPR; encoded by the coding sequence ATGAGCCGAGGCTTGATCGTCGTGGATGTGCAGAAGGACTTCTGCGAAGGAGGCAGTGTTCCCGTCGCGGGAGGCGCGAAGCTCGCCACCGCGATCGCCGAGCTGGTGGAGCAGGGCGCGGACGGTGACTACCAGTACGTCGTGGCCACCCGCGACCACCACATCGACCCGGGCGGCCACTTCTCCTCGAGCCCGGACTTCAAGGACAGCTTCCCCGTCCACTGCGTCGCCGGAGATGAAGGCGGAGAATTCCATCCGAACTTCGCCCCGGCCGCCGCCGGCGGCAAGGTCCACGCCGTCTTCTTCAAGGGCGCACACAGCGCGTCCAAAAGCGGCTTCGAAGGCGCGGACGCCGAAGGCACCCCGCTCGCGGATTGGCTGCGCGCACGCGGGGTGCGGCACGTCGACGTGGTGGGCATCGCAACCGATCACTGCGTGCGCGCCACCGCCCTGGACGCTGCCGCGGCCGGATTCCGAACCCGGGTACGCCTGGACTACACGGTCGGTGTCGCCCCCGACACCATTGCCTCCACTCTGGACGACTTCCGCCAGGCAGGCATCAAGGTGTCCGGCAAGGCACCGGCGCCGAGGTAG
- a CDS encoding GNAT family N-acetyltransferase, protein MPRLEPLHAGHAEALLAFERDNRAYFAAHVPDRGDDYFTHFAARLDALLAEQAAGTCRFHVLVDDTGAIVGRVNLVDLADGEAELGFRIAEKAAGQGLATTAVQQACTLAATAYGLSTLNAAATVANTGSRTVLTRNGFTETVTTVLDGHPALRFTRPLSPTPA, encoded by the coding sequence ATGCCCCGCCTCGAACCCCTGCACGCCGGCCACGCCGAGGCCCTGCTCGCCTTCGAACGCGACAACCGGGCCTACTTCGCCGCCCACGTCCCCGACCGCGGCGACGACTACTTCACCCACTTCGCCGCCCGCCTCGACGCCCTCCTCGCCGAACAGGCCGCGGGAACCTGCCGCTTCCACGTCCTCGTCGACGACACCGGCGCGATCGTGGGCCGCGTCAACCTCGTCGACCTCGCCGACGGCGAAGCCGAACTCGGCTTCCGCATCGCCGAGAAGGCCGCCGGCCAGGGCCTCGCCACCACAGCCGTCCAGCAGGCGTGCACGCTCGCGGCCACCGCCTACGGCCTGAGCACCCTGAACGCGGCGGCCACCGTCGCCAACACCGGCTCACGGACCGTCCTGACCCGCAACGGCTTCACAGAAACGGTCACCACCGTCCTCGACGGCCACCCCGCCCTGCGCTTCACCCGCCCCCTCTCCCCGACCCCGGCCTAG